A region from the Malus domestica chromosome 07, GDT2T_hap1 genome encodes:
- the LOC103439715 gene encoding ethylene-responsive transcription factor ERF027-like (The RefSeq protein has 4 substitutions compared to this genomic sequence) encodes MADPYSNVPKIPIDQPTTTSNPNPFIQIPPTLPNPPTSTLPDDSSFSSSPRGSTSGSSRRHPFYRGIRCRSGKWVSEIREPRKTTRIWLGTYPKPEMAAAAYDVAAIALKGPDTPLNFPNSILTYPIPASSAASDIRSAAARAAQSRADMLIPQERESGGRSEPGGVDNEGGGGGVVSQQQEEYMDEEELLNMPNLLVDMAEGMLVSPPRISSDNSPGNSDGENLWSY; translated from the coding sequence ATGGCCGATCCGTATAGCAACGTGCCCAAAATCCCAATTGACCAACCAACTACAACCTCCAATCCCAACGCCTTTATACAAATTCCTCCTACTCTTCCTAACCCTCCCACATCAACCCTACCTGACGatttctcctcctcctcatccccGCGAGGCTCGACATCAGGATCGTCGAGGAGGCATCCGGTCTACCGGGGAATCCGGTGTCGGAGCGGGAAATGGGTGTCCGAGATTCGGGAGCCACGTAAGACTACAAGGATATGGCTTGGCACTTACCCTAAGCCGGAGATGGCTGCGGCTGCGTACGACGTGGCGGCGATCGCGCTGAAAGGGCCGGATACTCCCTTGAACTTCCCTAACTCGATTCTTACGTACCCAATACCGGCTTCCTCCGCCGCGAGTGATATAAGGTCTGCGGCGGCTAGGGCAGCACAGTCGAGGGCAGATATGTTGATTCCTCAGGAGAGGGAGAGCGGAGGGAGATCGGAGCCGGGTGGGGTTGATAAtgagggtggtggtggtggggtggTGAGCCAGCAGCAGGAGGAGTATATGGATGAGGAGGAGCTTTTGAATATGCCGAATCTGCTGGTGGACATGGCGGAGGGAATGCTGGTGAGTCCGCCAAGGATTTCTTCCGACAATTCCCCTGGGAATTCCGACGGAGAAAATCTTTGGAGctattaa